The sequence below is a genomic window from Thalassobaculum sp. OXR-137.
TCGCCTGCGACACCGACGGGATCGACGGCACGGAAGACAATGCCGGGGCCCTGTTCGTGCCGGGCGATCTTGAGCGGGCCGACGCGACGGGCATCGATCTGGTGGCGCACCTGGAAAACAACGATGGCTACGGTGCCTTCTCCGCCCTGGACCGGCTGATCGTGACCGGGCCGACGCTGACCAACGTGAACGATTTCAGGGCGGTGCTCATTCTTTAACGAACCAATAAATCAACCGACTTCCTGGAAGCGCCAGCGGCGCTATCCAGGACCTTGTGGTCGAGGCCGGAGTTACGATCCTGGACAGCGCCTACGGCGCTTCCAGGAAGTCGGCGTTGGGGCGTGGTGAAACGGTCACAGCACCCAGCGCCTCGACTGGGGCAGGCTCTTCACCTCGGCGCCGGTCATCAGTTCGAACTCGATCAGCGAGATCACCTGACCGCCGCCCTCCGCCGTGCGGAAAGGTACGGCGATCTGGCGCACGGATTTGCAGATGCTGCTGCGGCCCACATAGGGCAGGGCGCAGCCGACCATGCCGCCCCGTCGCAGGGTCTCCACGTACAGGGTGTGGATCCGGTTGCCCGGACCGTGGCCGTCGATCTCCGAGGTCTTCTTCCCGGTGTAGGAGCGTCGGGTAAAGGCGTCGACGCCGGTGCCGAGCAGACGGTAGCGGAACTCGTCGCCGGCCAGATGCTCGACCACGATGAGGTTGGGCAGCATGTCGGCGAGGGCCGTGGGATCGAAATCGACCCGGTCCGGCACGGCGCCCGCGCTGTCCCTGAGCGAAAGCCAGTAGCGGCCGAAGCGGCCGATGCGATCGCTTCCGAGATCGGCCGAAGACATCGGACCCGGATCGGTGTCCGGTACCCGCGACGGCTCGGCGTCCTGGGGGTGCGGGGATCCCGCGATCGCTGCCTCCTGCACCGGAAATAGGGCTCGGGCGCCGGGCGCCCGAGCCGCTGGGATCAGATCCGCTCCAGCAGAACCGCCATACCCTGGCCGGCACCCATGCACATGGACAGGATAGCATAGCGCTGCCCGGTATCCTCCAGGTGCTGCATCGCCACCAGCGCCATGCGCACGCCGGTGGCTCCCGGCGGGTGGCCGATGGAGATGCCGCCGCCATAGAGATTGGTCACGTCGCGCGGCACGCCGAGCTCCTTCTCGGCATGCAGGTTCACCACCGCGAAGGCTTCGTTGATCTCGTAGTAGTCGACGTCGGACGCCTTCAGTCCCCGCTTCTCCCACAGGGCGCGGATCGCCGGGACCGGGCCGCAGCCCATGATCCGCGGCGGCACGCCGACGATGGCCCAGTCGACCAGCCGGGCGCGCGGCTTCACGCCTTCCGCTTCGAGCTTCGCACGATCACCGACCACAACCCAGGCGGCGCCGTCGGTCACCCCCGACGAATTGCCCGGCGTCACCTGACCGCCCTTGCGGAACACCGGCTTCAGCGCGCCGAGCTTCTCGACCGTGACCGAGGGGCGGGGAAACTCGTCCATCTCCATCAGCCGGGTGCCCTTGCGGCCCTCCGGCACCTCGATCGGCGCGATCTGCCTGGCGAGGAACCCGCTCTCCATCGCCGCCCCGGCCCGCTGCTGGGACATCACGCCCCAGGCGTCCATGTCCTCGCGCCGGTACTGGAAGTCTTCCGTCAGGTTCTCCGCCGTCGCCCCCATGAGGCCATGGCCGAAGGGGTCTGAATAGGCCCACTCGACCGTGTCCTCCAGGGTCTGCTGGCCGCGGGTCACGCCCCAGCGCATGCCGGTCTGGGCGTAGGAGCCGCGCGAGAAGTTCTCGCCGCCGCCGGCGATGGCGATCGAGGAATGGCCCGACATGATCTGCTGGGCAGCGGTCAGGATCGCCTGGGTGCCCGAGCCGCAGGCCCGGTTCACGCCCAGGGCGCAGCTGCTGTCCGGCATGCCGATGTTCAGGGCCGCGACCCGGCCGACGTAATACCCGTCCGGATCGACCGGCAGCACGTTGCCCCAGACCGCGTGGTCGATCTTCTCCGGGTTCAGCTCGGCCGCCTCGACGCAGGCCTTGGCCGCGTGGGTGGCAAGGGTGGAAAGCGGAATGTCCTTCAGCGATTTGCCGAAGTCGCCGAACGGCGTGCGTTTGCCGCCGGCGATGACGATTTCTTGTGCGGGCATGGGTGTCCTCCGTCAGCCGATTTCGCGAACAGTGGCGCGGCGGGGGCGGGAGAACAAGCCGAGGAACGCGCCGGCGCGACCGCCAGAGCGCGTTCCGGTCACAACTTGGCACAGCTCCGGTGTTAACGCTCCCCGGAGGCGGGGGTAGATTTGCTCCAAGGGTGCCGGTTAGAACTCAGATGCCTCCATTTTAACTGAAATGTTGATAACCTAAGGGTTGTCCACCGATCCTTGTCGCGGCCCCGGAGCCTGATCCTCGCCCATGCGCCTGCGGAACCTCCTGTTCCTGACCCTATCGGGGGTAGCCGTTCTGCCTGTCCTGGCGCTGGCCGGGTGGGTGTATCTGCGCGCGCATGACCGTGAGATACAGATCGTAGACGACACCCATCTGCTGCTCGCGCGGAACGTGGGCGGCGCGCTGGAGCGGTACGCCCGCGATGTGATCTCGGTGTTCGACCTCGCCGCGGAGGCGGCCCTCGGCGGAGACCCGTCGGGGAAGGTCGCGGATCTGATGCAGGATCTGAACCTGCTGCATCTCTGCCTGGTCCGGGCGGAGGACGGCCAAGTCGCGCGCAGCCTGATATCGAGCGAGTATCCGTGCCCCGATGCGGTCGAGCCGGATCGGCTGCAGGTCTTCCTCGACATCGCCCGATCGGACGGCGCCACCTTCTCCGGCGTGATGCCGCGGGAGAACGGAGCGCCGACCCTCTATGTGCTGCGGCGGTACGGCGACATTCTCGCGGTCGGCGCGGTCTCGACCCGCTACATCATCGAACGCGGTAAGGCGATCGCCTTCGGTGAGAAGGGGCATGCCGCCATCGTCGATCAGACCGGCCGCGTGCTCGCCCATCCCCTTCCGTCTTGGGTCGCGGAGATGAGGCAGATCGCCCAGCTTGAGCCGGTCGCGCGGATGCTGCGGCGGGAGACCGGGACGACGGTCTTCCATTCGCCGGCGCTCGGGGCGGACATGGTGGCCGGCTATTCCTTCGTGCCGACGACCGGATGGGGCGTCATGATCCCCCAGCCGCTGACCGAGATCAGGCGCCATGCCGATGAGGCCGCGTTCTACGCGCTGATGATCGGGCTGGCGGGGCTGGCGGCGGCGGCAATCCTGAGCTGGTTCCTGGCCGGATATTTCACCCGCCCGCTCAGCGCCGTGGTGACCGCCAGCCGACAGATGAGCGGCGGCGATCTGCAGGCCCGGGTGACCCTGGAGGGCGGCCTGCAGCCGCGCGAAGCCGTGGACCTGGCCGAGGCGTTCAACACGATGGCGGCGGAGATTGCCCGCAAGAACGCCGAACTGCTCGACGCCCTGGGACGTGCGGAGGACGCGGCGCAGGCCAAGACCAGCTTCCTCGCCACGATCAGCCACGAGATCCGCACGCCGATGAACGGTGTGCTGGGGACCTCGGAATTCCTGCTCGACACCAGGCTCGACGCCGAACAGCGGCGCATCGCCC
It includes:
- a CDS encoding thiolase family protein codes for the protein MPAQEIVIAGGKRTPFGDFGKSLKDIPLSTLATHAAKACVEAAELNPEKIDHAVWGNVLPVDPDGYYVGRVAALNIGMPDSSCALGVNRACGSGTQAILTAAQQIMSGHSSIAIAGGGENFSRGSYAQTGMRWGVTRGQQTLEDTVEWAYSDPFGHGLMGATAENLTEDFQYRREDMDAWGVMSQQRAGAAMESGFLARQIAPIEVPEGRKGTRLMEMDEFPRPSVTVEKLGALKPVFRKGGQVTPGNSSGVTDGAAWVVVGDRAKLEAEGVKPRARLVDWAIVGVPPRIMGCGPVPAIRALWEKRGLKASDVDYYEINEAFAVVNLHAEKELGVPRDVTNLYGGGISIGHPPGATGVRMALVAMQHLEDTGQRYAILSMCMGAGQGMAVLLERI
- a CDS encoding PAS domain-containing protein, with protein sequence MSSADLGSDRIGRFGRYWLSLRDSAGAVPDRVDFDPTALADMLPNLIVVEHLAGDEFRYRLLGTGVDAFTRRSYTGKKTSEIDGHGPGNRIHTLYVETLRRGGMVGCALPYVGRSSICKSVRQIAVPFRTAEGGGQVISLIEFELMTGAEVKSLPQSRRWVL